The following are encoded in a window of Solidesulfovibrio magneticus RS-1 genomic DNA:
- the fbp gene encoding class 1 fructose-bisphosphatase yields MPQITVTEHLLLHQKESPMASGRFTRLLNDLILAAKIISREVSKAGLVDVLGFTGEVNVQGEQVQKLDEYANKVLIHRMERAGVLCAIASEENADIVRIPDQFPKGDYFLIFDPLDGSSNIDANVNVGTIFSIYRVAEGCSGDKLCDLLMQGAKQVAAGYFLYGTSTMLVYTTGRGVHGFTLDPSVGEFLLSHPDIRTPETGKVYSVNEAYWSYWDEPTREIVSAFKGTDNPRGQPYGGRYIGSLVADFHRNLLYGGIFLYPADTRDPKKPQGKLRLLCEANPLAFVIEQAGGAATDGERDILSIEPEELHQRVPLFIGSKNDVAKVMEIYGRARKA; encoded by the coding sequence ATGCCGCAGATCACCGTCACCGAACACCTGCTGTTGCATCAGAAAGAATCCCCCATGGCCTCGGGCCGCTTCACGCGGCTGCTCAACGACCTGATCCTGGCCGCCAAGATCATCTCCCGGGAAGTCAGCAAGGCAGGCCTTGTCGACGTGCTGGGCTTTACCGGCGAGGTCAACGTCCAGGGCGAGCAGGTCCAAAAGCTCGACGAATACGCCAACAAGGTGCTGATCCACCGGATGGAGCGGGCCGGGGTGCTGTGCGCCATCGCCTCCGAGGAAAACGCCGACATCGTGCGTATCCCCGACCAGTTCCCCAAGGGCGATTATTTCCTCATCTTCGATCCCCTGGACGGCTCCTCCAACATTGACGCCAACGTCAACGTTGGCACCATCTTTTCCATCTACCGCGTGGCCGAGGGGTGCTCCGGCGACAAGCTGTGCGATCTGCTCATGCAGGGCGCCAAGCAGGTGGCCGCCGGCTACTTCCTCTACGGCACCTCCACCATGCTCGTGTACACCACCGGCCGGGGCGTCCATGGCTTCACCCTGGACCCCAGCGTCGGCGAGTTCCTGCTGTCCCACCCCGACATCCGCACTCCGGAGACCGGCAAGGTCTATTCCGTCAACGAGGCCTACTGGTCCTACTGGGACGAGCCCACCCGCGAGATCGTCAGCGCCTTCAAGGGCACGGACAACCCGCGCGGCCAGCCCTACGGCGGCCGCTACATCGGGTCGCTGGTGGCCGACTTCCACCGCAATCTCCTCTACGGCGGCATTTTCCTCTATCCCGCCGACACGCGCGACCCCAAAAAGCCTCAGGGCAAGCTCCGCCTTTTGTGCGAGGCCAATCCCCTGGCCTTTGTCATCGAACAGGCCGGCGGCGCGGCCACCGACGGCGAGCGCGACATCCTGTCCATCGAACCCGAGGAGCTGCATCAACGGGTGCCGCTTTTTATCGGTAGCAAAAACGACGTGGCCAAGGTCATGGAAATCTACGGCCGGGCCAGGAAAGCTTAA
- the tsaD gene encoding tRNA (adenosine(37)-N6)-threonylcarbamoyltransferase complex transferase subunit TsaD — protein MLCLGIETSCDETAVALFENGRPVLEKLASQADLHAVFGGVVPELASREHLRRLGPLLQALFAASGRSLADVDAIAVARGPGLLGSLLVGLAAAKGLSLATGKPLIGVDHLHAHLLAATIGRDVAFPALGLLVSGGHTQIVRLESALSLEVLGRTLDDAAGEAFDKAAKSFNLPYPGGVYIDVLGRGIAPDKTLFPRPFLDNDHFDFSFSGLKTAVASYAAAHPELRAGSLAEAGGAIDPEAWPMALRRACSSLNFAIAETLRIKFERALDRQPGPPASLIAAGGVAANGPIRAMLADLAARRGLPLYLPEPALCADNAVMIAAAGSRLAEAGYAHDLALTAVPRGRKVPWDYAGGPSGKAASVDSASPAQ, from the coding sequence ATGCTTTGTCTTGGCATTGAGACGTCCTGCGACGAGACGGCCGTGGCGCTTTTCGAAAACGGCCGTCCCGTCCTGGAAAAACTCGCTTCCCAGGCCGATCTCCATGCCGTCTTCGGGGGCGTGGTGCCGGAGCTGGCCTCGCGAGAGCATTTGCGCCGCCTGGGGCCGCTGTTGCAGGCCCTTTTCGCCGCATCCGGACGAAGCCTTGCCGACGTTGACGCCATTGCCGTGGCTCGGGGGCCGGGCCTGCTCGGCAGCCTGCTGGTGGGGCTGGCCGCGGCCAAGGGGCTGAGCCTGGCTACGGGCAAGCCGCTCATTGGCGTGGACCATCTCCACGCCCATCTCCTGGCCGCGACCATCGGCCGGGACGTGGCCTTTCCGGCCCTGGGGCTCCTGGTTTCGGGCGGCCATACCCAGATCGTGCGCCTGGAATCGGCCCTGTCCCTGGAGGTGCTCGGCCGCACCCTGGACGACGCCGCCGGCGAGGCCTTTGACAAGGCCGCCAAGTCGTTCAATCTGCCGTACCCCGGCGGCGTCTACATCGACGTGCTGGGCCGGGGGATCGCGCCGGACAAGACCCTTTTCCCGCGTCCGTTCCTGGATAACGATCATTTCGACTTCAGCTTCAGCGGCCTCAAGACCGCCGTGGCGTCCTATGCCGCCGCCCATCCCGAACTGCGTGCCGGCAGCCTGGCCGAGGCGGGCGGGGCCATCGACCCCGAGGCCTGGCCCATGGCCTTGCGGCGGGCCTGTTCTTCGCTCAATTTCGCCATTGCCGAGACGCTGCGCATCAAGTTCGAGCGGGCCTTGGATCGGCAGCCCGGACCGCCGGCCAGCCTCATCGCCGCTGGCGGCGTGGCCGCCAACGGTCCCATCCGGGCCATGCTGGCCGATCTGGCCGCCCGACGCGGCCTGCCGCTCTATTTGCCCGAGCCGGCCCTTTGCGCCGACAACGCCGTCATGATCGCGGCGGCAGGCAGCCGGCTGGCCGAGGCGGGCTATGCCCATGACCTGGCGCTGACTGCCGTCCCCCGGGGACGAAAGGTGCCCTGGGACTATGCCGGCGGACCGTCCGGCAAGGCGGCATCGGTTGACAGCGCCTCGCCGGCGCAATAG
- the trxB gene encoding thioredoxin-disulfide reductase, which translates to MKRFDAVVIGGGPAGITAALYLARSDVSVAMIEKLSPGGQMLMTHLIENYPGFPDGIEGWKLADAMAAHLGHYAVERINDEVTAIESEGGLHRIRVGGEVVEAKAVVLCTGARYKRVGIPGERELAGRGVSYCALCDGNFFRNQTVAVIGGGNSALEESLYLARLVKKLYLIHRRDDFRGQKCFQDRCFTHPVIEVLRSTVVCSISGGDAVTGIEVRDVKSGDCRTIPVDGVFVFVGFEPQGDFYPPGLTRDDQGFILADDEMRTSIEGIYAAGDIRSKSCRQVATAVGDGAVAAHAAYAYISTRFPQD; encoded by the coding sequence ATGAAACGATTCGACGCCGTCGTGATCGGGGGCGGCCCGGCCGGCATCACGGCCGCCCTGTATCTGGCCCGGTCCGACGTGTCCGTTGCCATGATCGAAAAGCTCTCGCCGGGCGGCCAGATGCTCATGACGCATCTGATTGAGAACTATCCGGGCTTCCCGGATGGCATCGAGGGCTGGAAGCTGGCCGACGCCATGGCCGCCCACCTGGGGCATTATGCCGTCGAGCGCATCAATGACGAGGTCACGGCCATCGAGTCCGAAGGCGGACTGCATCGCATCCGCGTTGGCGGCGAGGTGGTCGAGGCCAAGGCCGTGGTGCTGTGCACCGGCGCGCGCTACAAGCGCGTCGGCATCCCCGGCGAGCGCGAACTGGCCGGCCGGGGCGTGTCCTACTGCGCCCTGTGCGACGGCAATTTCTTCAGGAACCAGACTGTGGCCGTCATCGGCGGCGGCAACTCGGCCCTGGAGGAATCGCTGTATCTGGCCCGGCTGGTGAAAAAGCTCTACCTGATCCATCGTCGCGACGATTTTCGTGGCCAGAAATGCTTTCAGGATCGCTGCTTCACCCATCCGGTCATCGAGGTGTTGCGTTCCACGGTCGTGTGCTCCATTTCCGGCGGCGACGCCGTCACCGGCATTGAGGTCCGCGACGTCAAATCCGGCGATTGCCGCACCATCCCGGTGGACGGCGTGTTCGTGTTCGTCGGCTTCGAGCCTCAGGGGGATTTCTATCCGCCGGGACTCACCCGCGACGACCAGGGATTCATCCTGGCCGACGACGAGATGCGCACCAGCATCGAAGGCATCTACGCCGCCGGCGACATCCGGTCCAAGTCCTGCCGCCAGGTGGCCACCGCCGTGGGCGACGGGGCCGTGGCCGCCCACGCCGCTTACGCCTACATCAGTACGCGGTTCCCGCAAGACTGA
- a CDS encoding PDC sensor domain-containing protein: MKRTVLAAIAAIVCLCILAGCGTMKTQWRETRKLYREYINTDPSIDFSDQGISDKGLQRLAALMMPVDERLLAMLRTLGSQDAAPDPEWAQQLLSANAWLSGIAVVDASGAIVGQVPSTPMRPLDYASLLDMADRYKVRKMGARVVSDEMGTVVMIAMPFFKENEWAGLVVVNFDPRNLVRFSPDPNALVVVSTEGLLWAGGAGQGESLAALKWSDILKGEVQGDIRTGGGEYVWQARYLGQLELVYLTDAREVRAAKPEPKKEAAPAPEPNKALPSTEPLPQPTDLTTP, translated from the coding sequence TTGAAACGCACCGTTCTCGCGGCCATTGCCGCCATTGTCTGTCTTTGCATCCTTGCCGGCTGCGGCACCATGAAAACCCAGTGGCGCGAAACCCGCAAGCTGTACCGGGAATACATCAACACCGACCCCTCCATCGACTTCAGCGACCAGGGCATCTCCGACAAGGGCCTGCAACGCCTGGCCGCTCTCATGATGCCCGTGGACGAGCGGCTGCTGGCCATGCTGCGCACCCTGGGCAGCCAGGACGCGGCCCCGGACCCCGAATGGGCCCAGCAGCTGCTGTCCGCCAATGCCTGGCTCTCCGGCATCGCCGTGGTCGATGCTTCGGGAGCCATCGTCGGCCAGGTGCCTTCGACGCCCATGCGTCCCCTTGACTACGCGTCCCTGCTCGACATGGCCGACCGCTACAAGGTTCGCAAGATGGGCGCGCGCGTGGTGTCCGACGAGATGGGCACGGTGGTCATGATCGCCATGCCGTTTTTCAAGGAAAACGAATGGGCCGGTCTGGTCGTGGTCAATTTCGACCCGCGTAACCTGGTGCGCTTTTCTCCCGACCCCAATGCGCTGGTGGTGGTGTCCACCGAAGGCCTGCTCTGGGCCGGCGGAGCCGGGCAGGGCGAGTCCCTGGCCGCCCTCAAATGGAGCGACATCCTCAAGGGCGAGGTGCAAGGCGACATCCGGACCGGGGGCGGCGAATACGTCTGGCAGGCCCGTTACCTCGGCCAGTTGGAGCTTGTTTATCTCACCGACGCCCGGGAAGTGCGCGCCGCCAAACCGGAACCCAAGAAGGAAGCCGCGCCCGCGCCCGAACCCAACAAGGCGCTGCCTTCCACCGAGCCGTTGCCGCAGCCTACGGATCTGACCACTCCCTAG
- a CDS encoding outer membrane protein assembly factor BamD: MNVMLRRFLPLGFLLLFLGGCAGMIDYYFLPPPEDTAQELYEAGRQSMADKDYYGAINYFMKLKDRYPFSPYTPMGTVALGDAYFLTEDYGMAAETYKEFESVHPRSEEIPYVLYQVGVSNFKRSESIDMPQSNLQEAIQYFYLLEQTFPDTEYGKEAADYIRRCKKRMAEHELFVADFYWRTSQYGAAWKRYMYTVENYKDLEEVLEYAKLRAELSYLEYQKTLTENERQAIEGSWRHWTKRWL, translated from the coding sequence ATGAATGTGATGTTGCGCCGTTTCCTGCCCTTGGGCTTTCTGCTCCTGTTCCTTGGCGGCTGCGCCGGCATGATCGACTACTATTTCCTGCCGCCGCCCGAGGATACCGCCCAGGAACTCTATGAGGCTGGACGGCAGTCCATGGCTGACAAGGATTACTATGGGGCCATCAATTACTTCATGAAATTGAAGGACCGCTATCCGTTTAGCCCGTACACGCCCATGGGCACGGTTGCCCTGGGCGACGCCTACTTCCTCACCGAAGATTACGGCATGGCCGCTGAAACCTATAAGGAATTCGAGTCGGTCCATCCACGAAGCGAAGAGATTCCCTACGTGCTTTACCAAGTCGGCGTCTCCAACTTCAAGCGCTCCGAATCCATCGACATGCCGCAAAGCAATCTCCAGGAAGCCATCCAGTATTTCTACCTCCTGGAGCAGACCTTCCCGGATACCGAGTACGGCAAGGAAGCGGCCGACTACATTCGTCGCTGCAAGAAGCGCATGGCCGAGCATGAGCTCTTCGTGGCAGACTTCTACTGGCGCACCAGCCAGTACGGCGCGGCCTGGAAGCGCTATATGTACACGGTGGAGAACTACAAGGATCTTGAGGAAGTGCTCGAATACGCCAAGCTGCGGGCCGAGCTGTCTTACCTTGAATACCAAAAGACCCTGACCGAAAACGAACGCCAGGCCATTGAAGGCAGCTGGCGACACTGGACCAAGCGCTGGTTGTAA
- the trxA gene encoding thioredoxin, producing the protein MAIQLSDANFEAEALQCDLPVLVDFWAPWCGPCRAMGPVIDELANEYTGQVKVAKMNVDENPSTPSKYGIRAIPTLILFKGGEVVEQITGAVSKSSIKEMLSQKAL; encoded by the coding sequence ATGGCCATCCAACTGAGCGACGCCAACTTCGAAGCCGAAGCCCTGCAGTGCGACCTGCCCGTTCTGGTGGATTTCTGGGCGCCCTGGTGCGGGCCGTGCCGCGCCATGGGTCCGGTCATCGACGAACTGGCCAACGAGTACACCGGCCAGGTCAAGGTGGCCAAGATGAACGTCGACGAAAACCCGAGCACCCCGAGCAAGTACGGCATCCGCGCCATCCCCACCCTGATCCTGTTCAAGGGCGGCGAAGTGGTGGAGCAGATCACCGGTGCCGTGTCCAAAAGCTCGATCAAGGAAATGCTCTCCCAGAAGGCGCTCTAA
- a CDS encoding tetratricopeptide repeat protein produces MLSKIEIYREVLEIEPNSKVFFPLARSLAEEGRHDEAAAVLSRGIGFHPDHLEAKFLLIELLTRQGKEEQADQVFADVGALLARYPSVWLLWSKTAAARAKDPSLAMLFLAHYFQNQTLTWAEVMERGLKSLSQAAGSLEPSEGSSGPGTAEASGGSEQSGPDGGEEEAAAAQSASIASDVAAVSQDAVAPALGDRPGVSESALLEPTGEIEAVRELSHVPCGPVIQTAALSEAENLPPETGPAPSAIAAGPVEAAGPELRGAREVMELAGLLDAPETVEPRPRSKPAKGKEQGVRTRTMAAVLAEQGDLAGARAIYQELLAAAATDAEREELRALMDALGATGRPASQDPVQTPAAAGPKSANRLADFLEALANRLETRAGS; encoded by the coding sequence ATGCTCAGTAAGATCGAAATCTACCGGGAAGTCCTGGAAATCGAGCCCAACTCCAAGGTCTTCTTCCCCCTGGCCCGCAGCCTGGCCGAGGAAGGCCGCCACGACGAGGCCGCCGCCGTGCTTTCACGCGGCATCGGTTTCCATCCCGACCACCTCGAAGCCAAGTTCCTGCTCATCGAACTCCTTACCCGGCAGGGCAAGGAGGAGCAGGCCGATCAGGTCTTTGCCGACGTCGGCGCGCTGTTGGCGCGCTATCCCTCGGTCTGGCTCCTGTGGTCCAAGACCGCCGCCGCCCGGGCCAAGGACCCCTCCCTGGCCATGCTCTTTTTGGCCCACTACTTCCAGAACCAGACCCTCACCTGGGCCGAGGTCATGGAGCGGGGGCTTAAAAGCCTGAGTCAGGCCGCCGGTTCCCTTGAGCCGTCCGAAGGCTCTTCCGGGCCGGGAACCGCCGAGGCGTCCGGCGGATCGGAGCAGTCAGGGCCGGACGGCGGCGAAGAAGAAGCCGCTGCTGCGCAGTCGGCGAGCATTGCCTCGGACGTCGCCGCCGTGTCTCAGGATGCCGTGGCCCCCGCCCTGGGTGATAGGCCAGGGGTATCGGAATCGGCCTTGCTTGAGCCGACTGGGGAAATCGAGGCGGTTCGTGAGCTGTCGCACGTCCCTTGCGGTCCGGTCATTCAGACTGCCGCCTTGTCCGAAGCCGAGAACCTGCCCCCGGAAACGGGCCCTGCCCCGTCGGCCATTGCCGCTGGTCCTGTCGAAGCCGCTGGCCCGGAGCTGCGCGGTGCCCGCGAGGTCATGGAGCTGGCCGGTCTGCTGGACGCTCCTGAAACCGTTGAACCCCGTCCCCGGTCCAAGCCCGCCAAGGGCAAGGAACAGGGCGTGCGCACCCGGACCATGGCCGCCGTCCTGGCCGAGCAGGGTGATCTGGCCGGCGCGCGCGCCATTTATCAGGAACTCCTGGCCGCCGCCGCAACCGACGCCGAACGCGAGGAGTTGCGCGCCCTCATGGACGCCCTGGGCGCAACGGGGCGGCCCGCCTCGCAGGACCCAGTGCAAACGCCCGCCGCCGCTGGCCCCAAATCGGCCAACCGGCTGGCTGATTTTCTCGAAGCCCTGGCCAACCGCCTGGAAACCCGGGCCGGATCGTAA